The following proteins are co-located in the Malus sylvestris chromosome 13, drMalSylv7.2, whole genome shotgun sequence genome:
- the LOC126597487 gene encoding uncharacterized protein LOC126597487 — MAPPTLLGPPEFSKPAQTTPPSQPEPKCEPKPATGEPFVDLMVSSFNNISMEKKPPMGLTENNSATYLSTGNPCLDLFFHVVPDTPADYLDEQLPLAWAHNALTTLKLICNLRGVRGTGKSDKENFHTAAFWLHEHHPKTLACNLQTFAEFGYFKDLPEILYRLLEGEDVRRNQREEWKNRKSSGGKKRWNSGRDLGPEQPIPFKKIGAKREKKAGKKKEMTEEEKEAKEAKAREWEKSEKEKASRLRKEKKIAMAKKAVARYEHDADFRFLHERVSDIFAEFLKADMENLKSNQSNKISLAAKWCPSIDSSFDQATLICESIARKVFPRESYKEYDGVEEAYYAYKVRDRLRKEVLVPLRKVLELPEVYIGVNQWGSIPYNRVASVAMKNYKEFFLKHDEERFKKYLEDVKAGKAKIAAGALLPHEIIGSLEDGDVGQVAELQWKRMVEDMLKLGKMKNCLAVCDVSMSMSGTPMEVSVALGLLVSELSEDPWKGLVITFSENPQLHLVKGDDLMTKCQFVRRMDWGGNTDFQKVFDLLLKVAVKGKLKPENMIKRIFVFSDMEFDQASANCWETDYEVIQNKYRKSGYGDAIPQLVFWNLRDSRSTPVPGNQPGVALLSGFSKNLLKLFMDNDGDLQPDVFMELAISGEEYQKLVVHD; from the coding sequence ATGGCTCCCCCGACTCTTCTCGGCCCTCCAGAGTTCAGCAAACCCGCACAGACCACCCCACCGTCTCAACCCGAACCCAAATGCGAGCCCAAACCCGCAACTGGCGAACCCTTCGTCGACCTTATGGTCTCCAGTTTCAACAACATATCGATGGAAAAGAAGCCCCCGATGGGCCTGACGGAGAACAACTCCGCCACCTACCTCTCCACCGGCAACCCCTGCCTCGATCTCTTTTTCCACGTGGTGCCGGACACCCCCGCCGATTACCTGGACGAGCAGCTCCCGCTGGCCTGGGCCCATAACGCGCTGACCACGCTCAAGTTGATTTGCAACCTCCGAGGCGTGCGCGGGACGGGGAAGTCCGACAAGGAGAACTTCCACACGGCGGCGTTTTGGCTCCACGAGCACCACCCCAAAACCCTCGCGTGCAATTTGCAAACGTTTGCGGAGTTCGGCTATTTCAAGGACCTACCGGAGATTCTCTACCGGCTTCTGGAAGGCGAGGATGTGCGGAGGAACCAGAGGGAGGAGTGGAAGAACCGAAAATCCAGCGGTGGCAAGAAAAGGTGGAATTCGGGTCGGGATCTCGGACCCGAACAACCGATCCCGTTCAAAAAAATCGGGGcgaaaagagagaagaaggcCGGCAAAAAGAAGGAGATGacggaagaagaaaaggaagcgAAGGAAGCGAAGGCGAGGGAGTGGGAAAAGTCGGAAAAGGAAAAGGCGAGCAGGctgaggaaggagaagaagatcgCCATGGCCAAGAAGGCGGTGGCCCGGTACGAGCACGATGCGGATTTCCGGTTCCTGCATGAGCGGGTTTCGGATATCTTTGCCGAGTTCTTGAAGGCCGATATGGAGAATTTGAAGTCGAATCAGAGCAACAAGATCAGCCTCGCGGCAAAGTGGTGCCCTTCGATCGACTCCTCGTTCGATCAGGCCACTCTGATCTGCGAGAGCATCGCGAGGAAGGTGTTCCCGCGCGAATCGTACAAGGAATACGACGGCGTTGAAGAAGCCTATTACGCGTACAAAGTGAGGGACCGGCTGAGGAAGGAAGTGCTGGTGCCGCTGAGGAAGGTTCTTGAGCTGCCGGAGGTGTACATTGGGGTCAACCAGTGGGGTTCGATTCCGTACAACAGGGTGGCTTCCGTGGCGATGAAGAATTACAAGGAGTTCTTCTTGAAGCACGACGAGGAGAGGTTCAAAAAGTACTTGGAGGACGTGAAGGCGGGCAAGGCGAAGATTGCTGCCGGAGCTCTGCTGCCCCATGAGATTATTGGGTCTCTGGAGGACGGCGATGTTGGGCAGGTGGCGGAGCTTCAGTGGAAGAGGATGGTGGAGGATATGTTGAAgttggggaagatgaagaacTGCTTGGCTGTGTGTGACGTGTCTATGAGCATGTCAGGGACTCCAATGGAGGTGTCGGTGGCGTTGGGGCTGCTGGTGTCCGAGCTGAGTGAGGACCCGTGGAAAGGGCTGGTGATCACCTTCAGTGAGAATCCTCAGCTGCATTTGGTGAAAGGGGACGATCTGATGACCAAGTGCCAGTTTGTGAGGAGGATGGATTGGGGTGGGAACACTGATTTCCAGAAGGTGTTTGATTTGCTGCTGAAAGTTGCGGTGAAAGGGAAATTGAAACCGGAGAATATGATCAAGAGGATTTTTGTGTTTAGTGACATGGAGTTTGATCAGGCTTCGGCCAACTGCTGGGAGACGGATTATGAGGTGATACAAAACAAATATAGGAAGAGCGGGTATGGGGATGCGATCCCGCAGCTGGTGTTTTGGAATCTGAGGGACTCGAGGTCTACACCGGTGCCTGGGAATCAGCCTGGGGTGGCTTTGCTGAGTGGCTTCTCTAAGAATCTGCTGAAGCTGTTCATGGACAATGATGGGGACCTTCAACCGGATGTTTTCATGGAATTAGCCATCTCGGGAGAAGAGTATCAGAAGCTAGTTGTGCACGATTGA
- the LOC126597488 gene encoding protein TIFY 9, translated as MSRATVELDFFGMDQHHREAASYSSKSQFQKFLHRPRSFRGIHTAMSKINPEVFKSVIASGNASPSIPNPRKSFSVPSSPKVEQVLFPCLPLYVTTAISDSSVASATSESLQETTPMTIFYNGTVSVFNVPLDKADSILKLALEGNSRKAAEAALPVDPKLAFHPSEQQQQLVDPLSEYLPITRSKSLQRFLEKRKERLNAGSPYAYQT; from the exons ATGTCCAGAGCCACCGTCGAGCTCGACTTCTTCGGCATGGATCAGCACCACCGGGAGGCCGCCTCCTACTCCTCCAAATCCCAATTCCAGAAATTCCTCCACCGACCCAGAAGCTTCCGAGGCATTCACACCGCCATGTCCAAGATCAACCCCGAGGTCTTCAAGTCCGTCATCGCTTCCGGCAATGCCAGTCCCAGCATTCCAAATCCGAGGAAATCGTTTTCGGTGCCGTCGAGCCCCAAGGTGGAGCAAGTCCTGTTTCCCTGTTTGCCACTCTACGTTACCACCGCCATTTCCGATTCCTCTGTCGCGTCTGCAACTTCCGAGAGCCTCCAGGAAACAACGCCAATGACGATTTTCTACAACGGCACCGTCTCTGTTTTCAATGTCCCTCTCGACAAg GCGGATAGCATATTGAAACTTGCTTTGGAAGGAAACTCCCGCAAAGCTGCAGAAGCAGCGTTACCCGTCGATCCAAAACTTGCTTTTCATCCAAgtgagcagcagcagcaacttGTGGATCCTCTTAGCGAAT ATCTACCAATTACTCGTTCTAAGTCATTGCAGAGGTTTCTCGAGAAACGCAAAGAGAG GTTGAATGCGGGTTCTCCATATGCTTACCAAACCTAA